The following DNA comes from Candidatus Methylomirabilota bacterium.
TCCGGTGGAGACCGGCCGCGATATCGGCGAAGCCCGCGTAGACGGCGGCCATACCCGACGAGGTCGCCGTCTCGACCCGCACGGTTGGCACCTGGGCCAGGCCGAGGTACGTATTGATCAGCGAGCCGTAGTTGCCCGCCCCGGTGAACTCCTCGGGGTTCATGGCGGCGACGACGAGTGCGTCGGGGCGCTCGATGCCCGCGTCGCGGAGCGCGGCCAGCCCGGCCTCGGCGATCAGGTCGGGCAGGCTCTCGTCGCGCCGGCCGAAGCGGGTCATCCCCGCCCCGGCGATCCAGACGTTATTCACCTGCTCATTTCAAACCGTGAGCTCCCGCGTGTCAATGTCTTTGGGACGGCGCGAGCGGGCCGCTGCCGTTCTCGCCGTTGCCTCCGTTGCTGCCGTTGGCGACTCCATTGCCTTCTGGGGCCCGGCGCCACGGGCCCGGCGGCGGCGGGATGTGGACCTCGAACTCGCGCATGAGCCGAAGCAGGTAGGTCCGCTGGAGCCCCAGCGCCCGGGCCGCGTGCGTGCGGTTGCCGCCTGACTGGGTCAGCGTCGCCTCGATCAGCCGTCGCTTGAACT
Coding sequences within:
- a CDS encoding helix-turn-helix domain-containing protein; amino-acid sequence: MAHDLPQMLVMGAAPTTPSPATPSPTPGPRPLGFHGAVGEFKRRLIEATLTQSGGNRTHAARALGLQRTYLLRLMREFEVHIPPPPGPWRRAPEGNGVANGSNGGNGENGSGPLAPSQRH